A stretch of the Haloarcula ordinaria genome encodes the following:
- a CDS encoding acetate--CoA ligase: MTGDRHDVRAPELRALQRRGREDPERLWADVASGLDWFERWDSVLEDDGPGQFEWFTGGKTNMSYNAVDRHVEDGDGNRAALVFETGEREGNEVYTYTELQHEVERVAGMLRAFDVERGDTVTIYMPMCPEAVFAMLACARIGAIHSVVFGGFGAAALADRIELADAELLLTADVGYRNGDEVDLKAIVDRSLDEYEAAGDRIEDVVVLQRGDDTALHERDTAWTDAIDQGRDEDTSHVETAATDPAFILPTSGTTGKPKGTVHQHGGYQVHVYAMAQWMFDLDPADTWFATSDIGWIVGHSYIVYAPLLVGCTTVVYEGVPTYPDAGVWWDIVERHGVTEIFTAPTAIRALSGFDDAFHERADLSTLEAVFSAGEPLNPPAWEWLQQEVLDDEVPVIDHMWQTETAGPIIGNPYGIDLVPIRPGSAGVALPGIQVSVTDFDGDPVDPGTEGALVVEQPFPGLTPTLWEGHDRYLDEYWRAVDGKYWVGDAVSMDEDGYFWFSGRADEVITIAGHRVGPTDIEDALVSHDAVVEAAVVGKPDPEKTEVAAAFVVTRESATPSDDLRDELVGNVREQVGAFAVVGDLKFVDQLPKTRSGKIMRRTIRDIMLDEDLGDLSTIEDPDAVETVQYATDDIEVEAPDE; encoded by the coding sequence ATGACAGGAGACAGGCACGACGTTCGCGCACCGGAACTCAGAGCCCTCCAGCGACGAGGGCGCGAGGACCCGGAGAGGCTGTGGGCAGACGTCGCATCGGGCCTCGACTGGTTCGAACGCTGGGACAGCGTCCTCGAAGACGACGGACCGGGTCAGTTCGAGTGGTTCACCGGCGGCAAGACGAACATGAGCTACAACGCCGTCGACCGGCACGTCGAGGACGGCGACGGGAATCGGGCGGCGCTGGTCTTCGAGACCGGCGAACGCGAGGGCAACGAGGTGTACACGTACACCGAGCTCCAGCACGAGGTTGAACGCGTCGCGGGGATGCTCCGCGCGTTCGACGTCGAACGGGGCGATACCGTGACCATCTACATGCCGATGTGCCCCGAGGCCGTCTTCGCGATGCTGGCCTGTGCCCGCATCGGGGCCATCCACTCGGTGGTCTTCGGCGGGTTCGGGGCCGCCGCCCTGGCGGACCGCATCGAGCTGGCCGACGCGGAGTTGCTCCTGACGGCGGACGTCGGCTACCGGAACGGCGACGAGGTCGACCTGAAAGCAATCGTCGACCGCTCGCTCGACGAGTACGAGGCGGCCGGCGACCGTATCGAGGACGTGGTGGTCCTCCAGCGGGGCGACGACACGGCGCTCCACGAGCGCGACACTGCCTGGACAGACGCCATCGACCAGGGACGCGACGAGGACACGAGCCACGTCGAGACGGCGGCGACCGACCCGGCCTTCATCCTGCCCACCTCGGGGACGACGGGCAAGCCCAAGGGGACCGTCCACCAGCACGGTGGCTACCAGGTCCACGTCTACGCGATGGCCCAGTGGATGTTCGACTTAGACCCCGCCGATACGTGGTTCGCCACCTCCGACATCGGCTGGATCGTCGGCCACTCCTACATCGTCTACGCCCCGCTGCTGGTGGGGTGTACCACCGTCGTCTACGAGGGTGTCCCGACCTACCCGGACGCCGGCGTCTGGTGGGATATCGTCGAGCGCCACGGCGTCACGGAGATATTCACCGCCCCGACTGCCATCCGCGCGCTATCGGGCTTCGACGACGCGTTCCACGAGCGGGCCGACCTCTCGACGCTGGAGGCCGTCTTCTCCGCGGGCGAACCGCTCAACCCGCCCGCCTGGGAGTGGCTCCAGCAGGAGGTCCTCGACGACGAGGTGCCCGTCATCGACCACATGTGGCAGACCGAGACCGCAGGCCCCATCATCGGGAACCCCTACGGCATCGACCTCGTGCCCATCCGTCCCGGCTCTGCGGGGGTCGCGCTCCCGGGCATCCAGGTGTCAGTGACGGACTTCGACGGCGACCCGGTCGACCCGGGCACCGAGGGCGCGCTGGTCGTCGAACAGCCGTTCCCCGGGCTCACGCCGACGCTCTGGGAGGGCCACGACCGCTACCTCGACGAGTACTGGCGCGCCGTCGACGGGAAGTACTGGGTCGGCGACGCCGTCTCGATGGACGAAGACGGCTACTTCTGGTTCAGCGGCCGGGCCGACGAGGTCATCACCATCGCCGGCCACCGAGTGGGGCCGACCGACATCGAGGACGCACTGGTCAGTCACGACGCAGTCGTCGAGGCCGCCGTCGTCGGCAAGCCGGACCCCGAGAAGACCGAGGTGGCGGCCGCCTTCGTCGTCACCCGCGAGTCGGCGACGCCCAGCGACGACCTCCGCGACGAACTCGTCGGGAACGTCCGCGAGCAGGTCGGCGCGTTCGCCGTCGTCGGCGACCTGAAGTTCGTCGACCAGCTGCCAAAGACCCGCTCGGGGAAGATCATGCGCCGGACCATCCGCGACATCATGCTCGACGAGGACCTGGGCGACCTCTCGACCATCGAGGACCCCGACGCCGTCGAGACCGTCCAGTACGCGACCGACGACATCGAGGTGGAGGCCCCCGACGAGTAA
- a CDS encoding cation diffusion facilitator family transporter: MAGSKSVVLAALFANGAIAILKFVGFLLTGSAAMLSETYHSISDTGNQVFLLIGIRYSGRDSDRTHPFGYGKAQFFYSFLVSVFLFGIAGWESLKHGWSELTAAGHGGGHSGSIEFLFISYQPPAWLDPLWVNYSVLLAAFAFETYALVKARAEMRRQMKRNSWSGYREAFRKTSDVTTLTALTEDTIALAGITIALVGLFLEQQTGNPVFDQVSALLIGIMLMGFALALAWENKRLLLGESLPADEGARLREAILGHESVVEIIDFRTVYFGPNEVIVSADIAFDPDLDTELLDEDITEIEAALKSVNSDIKKVYIEPEA; encoded by the coding sequence ATGGCAGGAAGCAAGTCAGTCGTCCTCGCCGCCCTCTTCGCCAACGGCGCCATCGCGATTCTGAAGTTCGTCGGGTTCCTCCTGACCGGGAGCGCCGCCATGCTCTCGGAGACGTACCACAGCATCTCCGACACCGGCAACCAGGTGTTCCTCCTCATCGGCATCCGCTACAGCGGCCGGGACAGCGACCGAACACACCCCTTCGGCTACGGGAAGGCACAGTTCTTCTACAGCTTCCTCGTCTCCGTCTTCCTCTTCGGCATCGCCGGCTGGGAGAGCCTGAAACACGGATGGAGCGAGCTCACCGCGGCCGGTCACGGCGGCGGTCACTCCGGCAGCATCGAGTTCCTCTTTATCAGCTATCAGCCGCCCGCGTGGCTCGACCCCCTGTGGGTCAACTACTCCGTCCTGCTGGCCGCCTTCGCCTTCGAGACGTACGCCCTCGTGAAGGCCCGCGCCGAGATGCGACGGCAGATGAAACGCAACAGCTGGAGCGGCTACCGCGAGGCCTTCCGGAAGACCAGCGACGTGACGACGCTGACGGCGCTGACGGAGGACACCATCGCGCTGGCCGGCATCACCATCGCACTCGTGGGGCTCTTTCTGGAACAGCAGACCGGCAACCCCGTCTTCGACCAGGTCTCGGCGCTGCTCATCGGCATCATGCTGATGGGCTTCGCGCTGGCGCTGGCCTGGGAGAACAAGCGCCTCCTGCTGGGCGAGAGTCTCCCGGCCGACGAGGGGGCGCGACTGCGCGAGGCCATCCTGGGCCACGAGAGCGTCGTCGAGATTATCGACTTCCGGACGGTGTACTTCGGGCCGAACGAGGTCATCGTCTCGGCGGACATCGCCTTCGACCCCGACCTCGACACCGAGCTGCTGGACGAGGACATCACAGAGATAGAGGCCGCGTTGAAGTCGGTAAACAGCGACATCAAGAAAGTCTACATCGAACCCGAAGCGTAG